taaatatacacAAAAATCAACACATCTTCTCAAAAGTCGGAATATATccaatcaatcataaacatattgtgcgaatgccaattcagttttaaacttttcaattttgccaatttcattCTAAACCTTTGTACGAAATTCCAATATAATCCTTCCAGCAAATTTTCGTTAGAAATCACTAGCACGATGGTGTGCCGCGTAGAATGGTTGGCGATGACTAGACCACCATGGCtggaaggacaacattgaaattTGGTGCAAAAGTTTCGgaccaaattgacaaaattaaaagtttaaaattgaattgtcatctgcacaataagtttatgaccgaTATGGTAATTTTCTCTCCAAAATGATTTTCCGGAAGGTGTAGTGCTCATTGTTATGACCACAAGTCAAGTTATTTCGACTTTCGAGTAAGATAATGAGTAAAGTTTAATTGCTTTTCACTAAGTTGTACATCTAAACCGTGTAAGTCAATTATATTGTTGAGTTTGGTCTTCTTATGAGAATAAGTTTTTGTTTGACTCTTGCCTCGCGAGTCCCATCGATGATAGATATGAGAACGACTATCTCAGCATACTTGAAAATGACCTTCCGATTCCCTCGTGGGAATTGCACAAATATCATGGTCTTTTGGGGACCAAAAGCTGTGATTTATATTaaagagaattgattatgtagcATTCTTTGGGTGGCTGTAAGATTAATAAtctattttggattacaaaaatacaaataacaattaattaaaagttattATGGGGTCTACTCTTATACGAATTTGTAGTTCACAACATACTGTTATTCTCACAATCATCAaagactgttatgctagcaaaataaTAAGCAAAAAAGGCTAATTAAAGTAGGTTGGATTCTACTACCAATGTCTCGGTTTAACTAGGAAAGAAGACGGAGTCACGAGTAAAAGTCACTCCAAACACGTTGTTTACGCGATGGTTATCTTTGTGAAGTTATCTTATACTAACTTTTGTTGTTGCGACACAATTAAATTTCTCGAATGAACTCGACTTCCCGACCCTATCCATTGCCCGAAAATGTATTCTATATACCTATCTTTTTCCGTTTGCCAATCTATTCATTCAACACCCCTCTCCTCCATGGAAAATGATGGGCAACCATATAACGTCGGGTTGGGTTTAACTTCGATTTAGCTGGCGTACGAAACTATCGCCATTAAATGATAATAAACCACTAATTTGATAAAACGAACAACCTTGCGTTTCACAAAGGTTTGTGTCTAGCTCCATAGCTTCTACTATAAATTCCCagataattgtctaaaaagtcctgAACTTATTGTACGGAGACCAATTCAATTCTTCAATCGTGTTGATTTAGTCTTATATTTTTTGACGATTAGTcaagttagtcctaaacctttgttttgtgtcaatttagtactaaacattttcaccatttatcaatttaatcctaaacatgttATTTGGATATTTGGCTAAAAAGGACCTCATGGGAAATTCGTCAAACGATTCGGGGCTAAAtcgataaatcatcaaaagatttagaattaaattgacacaattgaaaggtttataactaaattgataaatcgccaaacggtttaggactaaattagtacaatcgaaaggtttaggactaaattggcctccgcacaatatgtttatgacttttcggACAATTTTCCCGTATATTCCCCAAACCAAACTTTATGAAATGCATCGAACATTATCCTCTCTCTCCACCTCGAGAGGCACTAACGATTACGTACGTATACGCAACAGCATACACACAAAGCTACGAACCTACCACACATTGGGATCACGAACATCTAACTACGACGTGTGCAGATTTTGCTTGTTTATATATAGATTGTATAATTCGAAGTGAACACTTATTCTCTCAGACTAGGAAATGGAAATCCAACGAGGGCTACGTAAGGACCGGACGGATATGGCAAATTACTAAGGGGGATGCCAACTTTAGTCGACTTTGatttgggttctttttttttttgccatttgtGGGTTAACCTAAGGAAGGTTGACAAAGACATTATAGTTTCTGTATCGTCACAAGACAGACCAATCTCTTCATACCCTTTTTAGGAAACCAAATAATGCGTCTCGTTTTCATTTATATTCCTTAACAAGGGCCGCCTTTTTAGTCTCCGGATGCCATGAATCTATACCATAAGACTCTCGGATTTTGAGAGTTTTTCCGATCCACAAGATGCATGGAGCGGCAAGTGGAGAGCGTACACGTCTGTGGAATCTCCAcgttggcttcttcttcttcttctttcttttttttcgatttttgttttgttggttgGGTTTTGGAGGAAAATAATAGTGCGATGAGTTGGGCAATTCGAGTCTTTTTCAGCACCCAATATTGGCGTCGTGTTTTGTGGAAAGCCGAGTCATTTTCAACGtcgcaaagaagagagagagagagagagagagatggcgtcTTTTTCCCTGTATGCAGCTTAAACCACGCAGTGGCAAAAACAATGGAGACACTCTTCGACACGTTTCGGATCGCTAGTGAAACCCCATCCGGACCTTTTGATTTCCTCGTCTTCTCTTGCTTGGAAAAACCATAATTTTTGCAAGAAACAATGAGCTAGAGAGTATTAATTAGATTCAGATGACAATCcaaccaaaaaggaagaaaggaaaaaaaaaaaaattgagcaataCAACGCACAAACACAcatcaagaaagagagagagagatagagagagagagatggttttGGCTAAGGTACAATGAGCTTCTATTTTGGCTGATAAATatagagttaatatcacgaaaaatgtcaaatcgatatatctatgataaatttacacaaaactaattttttgaccattaaaaactccaaactggtaaatctatgataaatttactctctgttaATTTTCGACAAATTTttctgtcaaattgctgagttagatgacaagTGACAATCGACGGggtgtattagtttagggtttttaccctccatTTGTCTCAAGTCtattattttgagatttttcgtggtattaacccaaattaaTGGAGGGTGTCTTTGTCATAatataccggtttgaggtttttaccttCCTTTTGTCTCAAGTGTattattttgggattttttgtgatattaatccaaattaacgaagagtaaatttgttataaatatCCCGGTTTATGGTTTTTACCCTCGGATtatatttggattttttcgtggtattaacccaaatttaaAGGGGGTAgattttatcataaatttactaatttgagaattttgatggtcaaaaaattagtttgagatagaTGTGTCAGAAATGTACcaattagagattttttatggtcaaaagaattagttttgaataaatttatcacggatgtacatgttttttttttggtgatattaacaCATAAGTCTACGAtgaagagagatagagagggggaagagagagagaattttcttttttttaatagaagagagagaattgatTCACGAGAAGATGAATCAacacacaccaaaaaaaaaaaaaaaaaggcagttgAGGATAGCTAAGACTTATCGCATGTTTGCTTCACGCAAGCAGCTTAaaacattgagagagagagagagagagagagaggttgtgtTTTTTTTGCTCGTCTCGCGTGGCTTTAAAGGCTTACCCCCCCTTTTAAATAACCACACCACAAGACACTTCTCTCTCCTTcaccctctcctcctcctcctcctcctcctcttccttcgaGAGagaaacccccccaaaaaaacatCCTCTCAAAAAATCCCTCACAAATCCAAACCCTAACAGTCGAAAAACCATCCTCATGCCCCCTCAAACGCTAGCCATGGAAACTTAGCTTGGACCATGAGTTCGAACCCTAGCTCtagcggcggaggcggcggcgcgGGGAGCAGCACCGGCGGGACCGGGAGCGGGGCCGTTGGGCCATGCGGCGCGTGCAAGTTCCTCCGGAGGAAGTGCGTGCCCGGGTGCATATTCGCGCCCTACTTCGACTCGGACCAAGGGGCCGCCCATTTCGCGGCGGTGCACAAGGTGTTCGGCGCGAGCAACGTGTCCAAGCTCCTCCACCACGTCCCCGTCCACAAGCGGCTCGACGCGGTGGTCACGGTTTGCTACGAGGCGCAGGCCCGCCTCCGAGACCCCGTCTACGGCTGCGTCGCCCACATCTTCGCCCTCCAGCAGCAGGTACGCGCCCTCTCGTCCGTCGTCGCGATCGTCGGGAAGTTTCGCGAGATCAATCACCCCCGATCCCGTCGAAAATTCTCGCGATTTTTTGCTTAGTCTTTGCTATTTTACTCTCCATTTCTTTCCCCAGTTAATTCTGGTTTCCAttcttggtaaaaaaaaatttctttttgcacCCTAAGCGAAGATTCCCTTCTTGTTTTGTGTTCTCTACAAGCTTCGACCGTATCTGATGACTCATGATCTTCCTGCTCGAAAGTGACGAAAAATTTACAGAACGAAGAGATAAAAATGTCCGATCGACTTCATACTTGCCAACGTTTTCCATTGTcttttttctggtcaaaatGTTTTTTATAGTTCAATCCAATATTAATGTGAATAATtattctttcttcatcttctgttCTGTTTGTGGTAGGTGGATGCACCCCTAAAAATACACAAGGggtctctttccttctttattttttttttgtccgaaaaGTTTATAATCTTCACCGTCTACTTGCTCTTgatgaaaaaccaaaaaaaaaaaaaaagaactttatttttccataaaaggaaaaaaattggtgAAAAATATAGGCCTTAAAGGCAGTGGATATGCATTGCAGGGTATGACGTGAGTGTTCTTTagggctttttatttttttattttgcgagCTTTACTgatttccagaaaaaaaaaaaaaacttttcttcGGCATCGTATGACGATGATGGGGTGGGCGTAAATCGTGTTTTTAGCTGTTATTAAGGAAATGGTCGGTTTGCTTCGCCACTTCTCAAAGAgtacccagaaaaaaaaattaagaacaaataaaatctggctttttctttaattaaagGCAAGGccagataaaaggaaaaatattttgtttttcctcttcaaatcGCGAGTGACTCAGCAAGGGGAAGTGGGGGGCAGTTCTGTCATTTTATTTAGAGATAGAATTTTGTAGGGTGTGTCTTAGGGACTTTGCACTTAAGCTCCTCTTAATCTTtgattaaaatttaaattatgtcGACCTTTAGATGCTAGCGTTCCGTGTATGTTGCGAGGGAGTACGTGACACAAGTGATCCAACATCTAACATTCGGATTAGCCTTATAATATGACTTGCTTGTGCACTCAATTATTTGGTCACAAAGCTATTATTATATAGTTTTCTTAGGACATTTTAAAGAATCAAGAAATTGGGCCCACCATAGGATTCAACCACCAGCTTCAATGTACGCTCATCCCAAGGGCAATTATGCAAGTGAAATTTACTTAATTCTAATTAATTAGTCCTCTGCCCCCTAGGCTTATTCCTAAGTCTCTCAAGAAACCTTACATTGTTGGCAACTCCCCCACGTTCCCATGCACGTTGTTCAAGCCAACGCAAAATGTTTCACGCTCGAGATCCTCGTAAGTTAATCATTTCCTCGAGCTGCTCGATCGAGGCGAGAGACTAATATAGTATCGTTTCCTAGGGTTTTTGTCTTCTCGTCCCAATTCGACTTCTTCTCTAGAAAAACTAATCGACCTTGCGTCCTGGGTTGGCAATGCATTGATTGCTGCGAAGAATGAGGGTGTGTGGAGAAAgggttttgttggttttcttctGCAATGTCTAATGCGTCCGATCTTTACCAAACTGAGGAGGATACTTGGGGTTTGAGGGCAAGCAAGCTTCTTGTGTCGTGAAGTTTCCTTCTTGTCTACTTAAATGGTGTGTACGACATGGGATACGTACGTTGCGATGCGGTCGTTGATCAGGATTTCCGGGGAAGGGGACATTTCGATCCCCGGTTTTGACGCCGGTCGTGACAAGCGAGCTGACACGAATCGCTTTATGCAATGGGTCGATGATACTTTCTTTATGatcatcttttttcttatttgttgaAACGGGATTTTGTTTCCTTAATAGCTACGTTAAAATATATTGTTTTCTCGAAGTTTTGAAACGATCATCCCGGTTTTGATGCCGGTCTTGACGGACGAGTCGACACGAAGCACTTCATGCAATGGGTCGATGATACTTTCTTTTTGaccatcttttttcttgtttgttgaaACGGGATTTTGTTTCCTTAATAATTATGTTAAAATAAATTGTCTTTTCGTAATGGGTGAGCTAACACGAAGCGCTTCATGCAATGGGTCGACGATACTTTCTTTCTGGCCATCTTTTCTTGTTTGTCGAAACGGCAATTTGTTTCCTCAATAATTACATTAAAATAGATTGTtttttcgaagttttgaatCGATCCCGGTTTTGGTGCCGATCGCGATGAACGAGCCTGACACGAAGCTCTTCATGCAAGATGAAACTTCTTTGGACCATCTTTTCTTGTCCGTCAAAACTGGATTTTGTTTCCTTAATAATTATGTTGAGTAGattgtctatttttttatttttattttttaagttttagaacGAGACATTAGGGTTACTTGTACTGCAGTGGGTTGGAATTTTTGTCGTTCGATCTTTCCTCATCGTAGACGAGGTTTGTTTCGACTATTACTGATGTATCTAGACGCTTATCTAGCCTTGTTTAAACGTGCTTTTGAGAACCCTGACTTTAAACCAAATGTGGGAAAATGAGTAGGACGACTCAGCTATTAGGGCATTCTTTTGGCAAATTATGAAGTGTCTTGGGCTAACTGAGTTGCTGGGTTCATTGGGGAATCGATGGTGCAGGTGCTTAGCCTGCAAGCCGAGCTCTCTTACTTACATACCCACCTGACGACATTGGAGCTCCCGACGCCTCTACCACCTCTGCCAGCGCCACCCCCCGTCATGGTGCCGCCGCCTCTCTCGATAACTGATCTCCCGTCGGCCTCGTCAATCCCTGCGACTTATGATCTGTCCTCGCTTTTCGATCCGATGGTGCAAGCGGCGTGGATGGTGCCGCAACGGCAGATCGATCCCAGTCAATTTGAAGGCGGTGGCAGTAGCGGCAGCTCCTCATCGGCTGCCGGCGGTGGCGATCTTAATGCCCTGGCCCGGGAATTGCTGCGACGGCAAGGATCTCCGCATCCTGGCTGCGTAGATGTGAAGCCATCGCCATCGTCCCTCTCGAAACGAGACTGACAACCCTGATCTATGCTAGTACTTGCCCCGGGATACAGTTCGACAATACATTTTCTTGTTATACTTAGAGGCAAGTAACAGTAACTAATTAATCTTCGTAGCCTGGTTCTATTTTGCTTATCCTCTTCTAAAGTGAAAAAACTAGCGCAATTGAACGCTAGATTATACCTgtattgagcttcaatttgaaaATGTCTAGCAATTAaacttgtaattttcaaaatattttgatcatGAGCTCATTGACATGATGTCGTGAATAGTCCTATTACAGAAATGCTTGGACTTATTATATCTCATCCTCTTTTAATTTCtgtaaatcaaatttgaaaatatgaaattggCGTACATGAAAATCAACTATTTATTCACGAAAAGTTCCCGTcccgtgatttttttttgggcaattcaATGAATTTTATTACACGTCAATTAATTATATCTTTTTCCCAAGAATTAATTGGACATAGATGATGgtcaaattgcaatttttttaagacttataaggaaaaaaaaaatagaagttagTCGAGATTGTATTGCAAATTGCTTTGAGAGACATTATATTTAACTGCGGACAACGTCATTGTAATGTGGTACTCTATAGTTTTGTATGGGAAAATACAAATCCCTTTTTTTAGTGCCAAGAAGTTTCAATAATTGGTAATAAAATTATTGGTAAAACAAGCACACTTGTGGCTTTCTTTCTATGTAACTTATCTGTAACTTACCAATACTTTTATgaaattgtcaattttttttttatagttttcgaGTTAGTAATTTTTGTTTTGACTTACTGACTTTTACTTGTGTGACTGATCATCGCTTCGAATTTATTAATCTGCATAGGAAACTACCAACTTAAATTAGAGTGATTTATCAAGTTTTGTTATATTAGTTATCAACTAATTTTTGGTTACCAATTCTCATTTGAGTTACATTTAATCGTTCTTTCTaattccaacattttttttgcAGTTCTCACTTTTTGATTGCATCAATCATCAACCCTTAGATCTTCTCGCTCTTTCGAGAGATTATCAATTTAAATTAGCATGACATACCACCCTTTCTCCCCTTTAATTGTAACCTAGTATTGAGCCACCAACTCGCAATTTGAGTCATTTGCTgacatttatttggtttttgctAATTTGCCAAGgtcttgattttttaaattttatatacATCTCTTAGTAGCACCTTAAATTTGCCATTTTTAAAGAAATCGCCAGCCTTAATTAGAGTGACTTACCGATTTTTCTCtatcatttgatttgattatcaAGTTTATCTTTCTTTAAAGTATCATTTCGCCTTGTGATACGTTATTATGAATGATGAGATACCAGTAATTCTTGCCAAAACAAAGTAATGGTTACCAAAAGCAAAATGGAGTATTTTCAACAAAAGGAAAGTGAAGTATATGGAAAAGCTCTAATTCTCTGTAAATGGAGAGGAGCAAacatggagaagagaagagaaatcaTTTCATTTTACTCTCAAGAACACAGATAGCTTTGCTCACCATTTTCATCCCACATCGTGGTCACAAAAGTGAAGATTCTGAGAATAGAGCAAAGCTTAATCGACAGTGAGGAATTCATACTCTTACTTTAGGGTTCCATGTTATAATGGGTTCATCTTATTCTATGGGCCTGCAACATTGAAATGTCGAGAAAGAGTTTGTTATGATTCATCCAATATTGCAATTTTTATACCTCTTATTTTGTGTTAATCGGACGATAAATCTAAATGATGGGGTCCCATCCACTTGTAATAAAACTCTACTCAGCACTCTAGCGCAGAATTCAATTAATGTGAAACAATTTACTTCAACACCGATATAGTCTTAAGCTCGTGCAACATGCGGACATCTCACTTGTAATGTCCTAAAGGAAGGCACTCCTAGGGGTTTTCCGGGAGTCACTTAGCGGATGAGCCGCCGTCGTAATTCGATAAGATTAGCCAGGGAAACTCGAATGTCGAGAAAAAAATCACGAAACAGAAAGAACACGAAGAACTGTGTCGGAGTCCCTTGTGTATGCACTGAGGCCTAACAAAATGGGACGGCCATGGCCAGAGACCAGAGTTCCAGCGggcaagaaagagaaggaggcAGTAACCATCCGAAGGGTCGGTCGCTTTACTTGTTTTCCTAGATTGCTTCAACTTCCCGAACGCACCAGACACGACAGGCGAACGGCGCGGCCACTTCTCTCTCTATAactgttctttctttctctgtatCTCTCCTGTTCATTGCTCATTCTTTCTGTCAGTCTACGAATGACCCGAGAATGACACGAAGCAAAGGGTGAAGTGAAAAACTTGAGTAATAGAAGTCTGTAAGTAGTCGAGTACGTTCATGCGTCACCTCTTGAAAGAGGTGGGTGATCTCTTAGGTACTGCGGACTGCGGAGTAAAAACTGAAGTGAATAACGAGTTAAAACTTCATGTACAGTTTGGTCAAGAGTAGGGCAAGTGAGAAGAAAGAAGGGTTAATaacaggaaaaatttcaaattagtacacttgtgactaatttaactcaaattaatttttttggccataaaaaaccctaaactaacATACGTTTGACGAATTTATTTGACATTAGTTTATGTTAAAATTGCTGAGTTTAATGACACGTGGTAGTTGatgggtgtaccggtttgtAATTTTTATCCTCTgcttatcacatgtgtattagtatttttcgttatattaacccaatttatgTTCATTTCTagatttttagttcatttttagatttcactcaaaaacagaaaaatattgCCACtatcctgaaaaataaaatttcccaAAGTCATCATGCTTCATGAGTAATGTCAaattattttgcaaaataaatgaaatctcattattcacaattttttattatttaattggCAAATGTCTTTAAGGTCATGGAAACACCACAAATATAAGAAGAATTTAtataatatcaaaattgctgAATCATAGCAccccaaaaacttcaaatttctcaCATCCGTGCAACGCTACGCAACTAGTACTATAACAAATGGCTTCTACATGCATTGCTCTTCAATGAATATATGGTCCCAcaatttcttttgagaaaattgtatTCGAATCGAAGTTGAGAAAAATTCAGAACACTGTAATTCAAATCCAAatcaagaaaacaaagaagatcGAAAGAGCACCAACAGGGTTAAGCACATGCTCCTTCCACAGTAATGGATCTATTCAAGCAAAATAATCGACATTTGATCACTAAATCTTATACTTTCATCGGTGATGAACACACGCCAGAAATTCCTCCTTCATTAACTATAACATTGTCAATTGGCAGTCCATGTCTAGGTACAACTTTCTCTGCACCATCGCTATATGAAGACAATCAAAATAGGTTTAATGAACACAAATCTAACATTGGGGAGAGCAAATCTTCGTGGTTCAGCAAGATACCAAACTCCTCTAATCACCATTAAAGCTGGAGGTAGATAATTTGTACACGGATAGAGCATAATGGCATCGAATCCCCAAAAGCATATATTATCGTACTCCTAGATCTAAATTGAGACAGTTTAGACTCTTAGATCTAAAACTAGATTAGGAGAAGAGAGCTCCTAAATCTAGATCACAAGAAGAGAATAAACAAGAAATGAACAAAGAAACAGAGACAAAATTAACAAGAGGGGGAGGGCAGGATGAGACCAGCTCAAACCATCCCTGCTAGACTGAAGGTTTAAGAAGACAATTATGGCCCCACAAATTTGAATTTGGCAAATTTGTGTATATTTGGTGGTTTCTAAATTGTAGCAATTTTTCAGTCAGGTCACCaactttgattttgattatcCGATGCATTGAAGtacttttcctttatttgcaCTTGATGTACTTCGATAGGAATTTAGCCAATTTTTAACAGGTTGACTTGATGCCCACGTGGCGATGGCACGGTATAGAAAAAGAATGGCATGATTATTTTCACTTCGACGAAAATTAGTTGAACTTTGATCAAAATATAAGCATCAATTGCAAAATATTAAAGGTGTAGTCATATTCAAAACAAAGTCAATTAACTCCATCGCGAAATCTACGGGATTTCATTTTTAATGAATGGAACCTATATGATTAGTGTAAATAGACCCAAGGGAACTTTTTGGCCGAAATCTCCCCTATCTTTCTACGATAGCAAGGTAATTGAGAGAGCAAAAATTAGGAAAGCTTGACCATTAAAGAGGTGATCAACAAACAAGCCCAACCATATTCCAAAAGTTCGAAAGGCAATGGGCGGGCTTGAGCAATGTAAGCCTTGCAAATTTCTTATATTACGGGCAAACTTGGACACCACATTTTGATATGATCTTGCTGGAACCTTGCTGGATGATCTCCTTTGTCGTCCATTTAAATTGAGCTCAAAATTGGTAGCTCCTTCCGAACTACATTGGTTTTTACACAAAACCAAGAATGAATAAGTAAATGCAAAGTTTGGAGAATTACCTAACTCTTCCCTGGGCAGAAAATGGCCAAAACCCTAATGTTTGTCTTCTGGGTTTTTAATCATGTCTtctttggagagagagagaagagagagagagagaaggagagattgAGTGATGTGTGGGAGATGACAATGGAAAAGACTGAGGAGATTAGACAGGCTGAAAGCCCCACTTGCGGCTCGCACGTGGCGATCACTATCTTTGTGAAAACGAAAAATCggtggaaaagaaaatttaataaaaaaaaaggaaaaaaaaatgaaaattgaggtTCCCTTTATTATGCTTGCTTCACGCAAGCTGCTTCTACTAGCAATTCTGCGACTTCCCACACGCTTTGACGTGACTTCAAAGCTTTAGATTAAGCAGATTCACTTTGCAAATCTACCACTCCatcctttttttgttcatttatttatttgtttattataaGATAAAACAAGTAAGCTCTTTGAATGAATCCCAAAAGAGAATTCAATAAATGGATCAAACAGTCATTTTGTTAAGTGGCCCTCtgttaataaaataaaaaaaaagttctgccTACCGCGATTTGACCGTGGATATTGAGTCATTTTGTGGATGATTTGACCTCTAACAACCCATTCATTTATGGCCGACTTATGCGTGTGAAGGTTTGGCGTTAAGCCGACACCCATCGAATCGTCAAAATCATTATGAGTTATGTTTAAAACTTTAGCGAAGACAGAGATTTAGGGGGAAATATGGTCAGATTACCCTAAGTCGCGATCCACGTTGGCTTGCCTTGAAGTAGTT
This sequence is a window from Rhodamnia argentea isolate NSW1041297 chromosome 3, ASM2092103v1, whole genome shotgun sequence. Protein-coding genes within it:
- the LOC115756376 gene encoding LOB domain-containing protein 18-like; translation: MSSNPSSSGGGGGAGSSTGGTGSGAVGPCGACKFLRRKCVPGCIFAPYFDSDQGAAHFAAVHKVFGASNVSKLLHHVPVHKRLDAVVTVCYEAQARLRDPVYGCVAHIFALQQQVLSLQAELSYLHTHLTTLELPTPLPPLPAPPPVMVPPPLSITDLPSASSIPATYDLSSLFDPMVQAAWMVPQRQIDPSQFEGGGSSGSSSSAAGGGDLNALARELLRRQGSPHPGCVDVKPSPSSLSKRD